Genomic DNA from Helicobacter pylori NQ4053:
TTTGAATGCTTAAGCGAGGGTTTAATGATGCGTAAGGGTCTTGAAACACCATTTGCAAGATCTTGCGGTAGGGTTTGAACGCCTTAGAATTTAAAGGCCCCACGCTTTGGCCTAAAATCTTTTCTTCTCCGCTATTTAAAGCGAGTTTTAAAAGCCCTAACGCTAAAGAGCTTTTCCCGCTCCCGCTTTCGCCAATGATGCCGATGTTTTCTTTGGCTTTGAGGGAAAAATTGACTGATGCGATAAGGGGTTTTTTTAAAGAAGGCCTAAAGAAGCGTTTTTGCAAGTAATAAACGCTAAAATCTTCCACCTCTAAAAGCGTTTCATCTAGCGCTTTTAAATTTTTAGCGGGCAAGTTTGAAGCTTGAATCAAGAGTTTTGAATATTCGTGATTAGGGTCATTAAAAAGCTCTTTAGTGGAATTGGTTTCTACTATCTCGCCTTTTTTTAACACATAAACCCTATCAGCCAAGCGTTTGACAGCTTTTAAATCATGGCTAATGAATAAAAGGGCGATGTTTTTTTCCACGCTCAATTGCTTGAGCAAGTCTAAAATCTGGTTTTGGATTTGTGCATCTAGCGCGGTGGTAGGCTCATCGCAAATGAGCAGTTTGGGTGCATTAATAATGCCCATAGCGATACACACCCTTTGGCGCTGCCCTCCGCTCAACTCATAAGGGTAACGATCCAAAAATTTTTCGTCTAATTGGACTTGTTTCATGGCGTTTAAAACTTTTTCTTTAAGGAGCGTTTTAGAAGCGTTTTTATGGTGTAAAAAATAGGCTTCACTCATTTGCTTGCCGATTTTATGCAAGGGGTTTAGACTGGATAGGGGGTCTTGAGCGATGTAAGCGATAATATTCCCCCTTAAATGCTGCATAAATTCTTCGCTTTCTTTTAAAAGGTTGGTTGTTTCAAACAACACTTCGCCATTATGGGGTTTGAATCTGGGGTTTAAACGCATGATGAGATTAGCGATAGAGCTTTTCCCGCTCCCGCTTTCGCCCACGATCGCCACCCTTTCGCTAGGATTTAACGAAATATTGATGTTTTGGAGCGAAAAATGCGCGTTTAAAACGCAGTTCAAGTTTTTGATTTCTAGCATGTAACCCCCTTATTTGAGCATGTTAGCGTTGAAAGCATCGCGCACCCCTTCGCCAATGAACACCAAAACAGAAAGCAACAAGCTAATGGCTACAAACGCAACGATGGCTAAATGGGGCGTAGTGAGATTATCCTTGCCTTGATTGACTAATTCGCCCAAACTCGCGCTCCCTATAGGCATGCCAAAACCCAAGAAATCCAAAGACACTAAAGTAGAAATGCTAGCCGCCATTAAAAACGGCACATAAGTGATCGTTGCCACT
This window encodes:
- a CDS encoding dipeptide ABC transporter ATP-binding protein; its protein translation is MLEIKNLNCVLNAHFSLQNINISLNPSERVAIVGESGSGKSSIANLIMRLNPRFKPHNGEVLFETTNLLKESEEFMQHLRGNIIAYIAQDPLSSLNPLHKIGKQMSEAYFLHHKNASKTLLKEKVLNAMKQVQLDEKFLDRYPYELSGGQRQRVCIAMGIINAPKLLICDEPTTALDAQIQNQILDLLKQLSVEKNIALLFISHDLKAVKRLADRVYVLKKGEIVETNSTKELFNDPNHEYSKLLIQASNLPAKNLKALDETLLEVEDFSVYYLQKRFFRPSLKKPLIASVNFSLKAKENIGIIGESGSGKSSLALGLLKLALNSGEEKILGQSVGPLNSKAFKPYRKILQMVFQDPYASLNPRLSIQSILTEALRFAYPKASKEEWHHLAELCLEEVCLNHELLNFYAYELSGGERQRVAIARAIALKPKIILLDEPTSALDKSIQKSVLELLLDLQEKQDLSYLFISHDLDVIKAFCDKVLVISEGKIVETGTIEEVFDNPKHAYTKRLLESRL